In Tachysurus vachellii isolate PV-2020 chromosome 12, HZAU_Pvac_v1, whole genome shotgun sequence, the DNA window ATGGAGTGTCCACAAGGTCCGTGTGAATAagttgttactacagaaacaataaaatatttctctgTTTAACAAATTTTTGCCTCTTTACTGTATTTCTGGAAAACATCCACAAGCCTGACTCTAATCCAAAGAAGAAAGACTCAATGTATAATCGAaaacacatcatttttattttctatttacaaatacaaagatTTTATCCTTTAATACTTCCCTGAAATTATCAAATCAAAGCTTGTTATTGTTAAAGGCAtgtttcttacaaaaaaaaaaaatcgaatgcGCACTTTCATTGTTTTGAGTTCTATtcccacaaataaaaaaacgcattcacataaaactcagTTCTGAATTAACATTTGAGGTCACATCACAGAAGAGGGGATCAGTTTGCCGCTTtgagtttctttttctttgttttcatcATCTGTGGCAGCGGAATCTTAAAAGCCGTCCTAGAAAcatggaagaaataaaaataaaaatcaatctcTAATCGTCCTCACAGCAAATTCTGTGAAAATGCAACATGTGCTATGAAACAAGTAGAACAGAGACAAGAGTTATAAATACTCACTCGCATGTTGTGCAGATTGGACTAAAGTTGCAGAATACTGTTAGatggagagaggaaaaaaagtgaaaaacagcATAAGACATCAATATCTGTAGTTTTTATAGTAATCTAACAGAATTATCTGCCATGTGACAATAGTGGGATCTTGGTCCTGATCGATACAGAACATCTAAAGCTTTTTTCAAATTTTGAACACAGTTACAAATCCTGTAATGACCAAGAGTCATTACAAAACACTTATTTGGTGATTTCCATTTGTTTGAGTGTGACAAGTTTCGGgctcactgttttttttaaatgcttcatCTACAGATGAGTATTAACCTCTTGGCAGATGCATCCAGGTTTTTAGATTGGTCTGAATCATCATGTTGTCAAACCTTCACAAGATTCCATTATCCAcgaaacagccccaaagcattgGTATAATCCACCACTAGATTTCACAGTGAGGTATGAAGTGCTTTATCTCTTGTTAGTTTGAGTAATCTGGCCTATAGAGTGCTGCAGGAATGATGTAGTTTTGTAGTCCAATGTGGAAATAATCATCACCCTGGTTCCCTCGACAAAAAGTTAAAAGTATTTTTCTACTGGCATTTGGACCACTGCAGAAAATAGGCTCTGTGTCCAAAAAGGTTTATGATTCTTAGACATTGTGTTCATCAAGATAATCGGTACAACATATAGGGATTTTGAAGCCTAAATACAATCATTAGAAGTAAAAGGCAGACTTCAACATCACTGCCACTATGACAACTCTttcaatctttatttaaaaacatgttgaCTGATTAGAATGAAATATAATAAGATGGAATCTGAATGAAAAATAACTTTTATGTTATTAAGTATGAACAACATACTTTTTTTTCAAGACAcagaaaagcttaaaaaaaacaggagtgAGGTTTTATGTTGGAATGAGGATTTTATGttgtagaaaaaaacatgaaaatatacGGGCTTGTGTTTGCCATAGACTTTGTTTCAGGCACTGACTTTGACTTTAAGAAGATGGAACCGGAAGTAAGACTCATTCCTGCAGCAGTGTTCACTAAATACATAAcacaaagtggaaaaaaaacagagctggaTGTGAACAACGTACTTGACAGACACACTGAGCAGACGTAGCCGATCTCGATGAGGTTGCGGTGACAGAAGCAAGCTGCTCTGTAGTCAACGTGTACCGGTGGAGGAAGAACCAACTGGGAACGCTGATCTGCGTCAGGCAGGAAAACCCACTGGGCAAAACATTACAAATCAATAACACTTTGCTCAATAGCAGCACCAACACCACACATAATGTAGAGGACACTGCTAAGGTTAGTCCGTCTACTGAAGACTCACGATGAATAATTAACTCACCAACAAATACTGCGCCAAAGCGGTTTTCTGGGGAATCTTTAGGTACTGACCACCAGTTATGTCACAAGCctataaaatatcaaataaacaaatatttaatggaAATATAATGGAAAACGTTGTCTGCTGTTCTGCTTTGGATCCCAACATACAAAATTTCAGATTAATACTAGCAATAGTATGACTCATCTTTAAGTAATCCAATATATGGATTCTAAGAACTTACCTTGTTGTAACACAATCAACCAAAGACCAAACAAGGGCTTTagcatgtctcactccacagtggagGTTTATATGAAGCGCATATAAACGTAGACACTCAGGAATTTAACAATTTGTAaaattttccacacaaatgtttctatcttcaaagtaaatggggATATCAAATCCATTTCTCCTCTCTGTGATGCCCCATATacttgttcataaacatcttAAATGTGAAGATGTTTTTATCAGAGTGAAAAACACGTCTCGCACTGAAAACCGACTGACTAAATGTCCTGTAAATCAATTTCTAATCTGCTAATCGCCGATTCATCAAAACCTGAAAACAAACCTGCTGCAAAAGGCCTGAATCGGAGTCCAGCACACATGCATCAATCAGGACAttctataaacacagagagagagagagagagagagagagagagagagagagagagagagagagagagagagagagagcagtttcCTGTGAGAACATTCTCGACTATTTACTACACTACTGACGAATAATGAAACTGTCTAACAGAGACCTGTTTCTGTGCCGCAAAGATCACGTTCATGAAGTTCATGTACTGCAGAGCACAATCCTCAGCTGCTTTTATCACCTGCCAAGCACAAGCTACTGAGTTAGTTGTGTTGAATTAAATATTTCTCTCATATTTACATTACTAGCTGCTGAAATCAGATGGGATATTCTTACCAATATCCTTGATTTCATGTCTTGGCCAGCTGCAAATAGAACATAAGAAAATCATGATTAAATCATGTGAAGCAGATCAAGTGTAATGTGAGGCAGATCAGGTATCTGGACACATCAGGCTTTTATTCACAGTTGCCTGGAGGATGGGTGATGCATGTTCAGGGATAAACAACTTATTGCTGACTTTGCCCCAAAGATTTCCTCAACTTTTTGagagagcacaaacacacagcttcaTGAACTGAGACTTAATCAGGACTCACACATCACATATTCCAGTGATATTATATGAGCTGCTATCTTTCAGACAAGTTAATTGGACTTCAACATCATAACTGAccataaagagtaaaaaaatagATCCCTAATTTTGTCATTGTGTAAACCACAAATGACGTGTCACAAACGACGTTCTGCAACGTGTCACTGATATAACACCATCACTCACCACCCTGACAAACACCCCAACTTTATAATCACCATTTCAtatcaaaaaagaaaacaagaatacTGCTTTATTTGCCTTTTTTCTGAAGACAAGGCTTACCTTCTAGTTCCTTAGACACTCGATGAATATCTGAGCGCCAACtgtttaagaaaatgtttaatcttTGAACTGTTATAAgccatttgcctcacaccttcacCGCAGGTTTGTGGGTTCGAtacccacctctgccttgtgtgggtgtgtgaagtTTTGTAGGCTGATCTCTTCATTGTCTTTATTGACAAAAAGgctatgtgagtgtgtgattttgccctgtgatgagttAGAACCCCAGTTCAGGGGGCTCTGCACCCAGAGTCCTTTAAGATAAACTCCAGGTTCTGCTGTGTAGGAGAAGTGgtatagaaaatggatggatggagggatgatgtGTATATCAGAGAATATGAAACTAGAAAAGacagagcattttgaaggaTACAGCAGAGAGCTTTGGCAAGGGAGCCGGCCAGTAACGTGTCAGTCTGGTGGCCTCTCACTTGTGCTGTAATATAGGATGAAAGATGTTTATTACTTTGATTACAGACATTATCGAACCTTGTCAAAAGTCA includes these proteins:
- the gtf2h3 gene encoding general transcription factor IIH subunit 3, with product MASEDEINLLVIVIDVNPIWWGQQSQRQPEFTLSKCMDAVIVMANSHLVMTRSNKLAIIASHCQENHFLYPSKHWKAGDASGDHLAVYGNGDGKYELLSVADDVITEEIRNLMARTQVRGHQTDTLLAGSLAKALCYIHRVSKELEAGQDMKSRILVIKAAEDCALQYMNFMNVIFAAQKQNVLIDACVLDSDSGLLQQACDITGGQYLKIPQKTALAQYLLWVFLPDADQRSQLVLPPPVHVDYRAACFCHRNLIEIGYVCSVCLSIFCNFSPICTTCETAFKIPLPQMMKTKKKKLKAAN